In the Fibrobacterota bacterium genome, CCCACGGACACCTGCGGCCCGCCTATCGAAATCAGATCGTCGGCCGAAGCCAATTCGGCCAAGACGGAAAGGAACACTCCCAGACGGCGGGGTGATGCGGGCGGCAGTTCCCCGATGCGGCGAACGAGGGGAAGCACAGCGGCGCGGGTGGCGCTTCCCGCAAGCAGTCCCCTGCGGGCGTCCGTGAGGAAAGCCTCGAAGCCATGGAACTCCGGGAAAGAAGAAAGCGCTTTACGGATGGCGACGGGCTGGAATTGCATGACCAAGGCCCGGATCTCCCCCTTGGCGCCCGGAGATTGGAAGAAGGAATGGGCCGTACCTGAACCCAGGATGAATAGATCGCCTTCACGGAATTCGCCCAGGGATTCTCCGATTATCCAAGTACCACTTCCCGATTTGACCAGCAGGATTTCCACTTGCGGGTGGCGATGATCGTGCTTCCTGCGGGTTTTGAGGACTTCGACGAATTTGAATGTCGGCTCGCTGGGCTGCGCGTCGGCGAGAGTGGTCGCGAACGGGGCCGGCAGCGGCTTGAGGAAAGGCAAGAGGATGGGGGTGGCCATAAGGCCAATATACCGCAAAAGCGCGGGCGCGGAGGGGAATCCTCATTAGGCGATCCGTTTTTCCGGGGCGTATGTTAAGAGAGCGTATGCGCTTCGTTAATAGCGGACCGACCGCTTGGCCAATTGCGACTAACATGATGGGAACGACAAGAAAATATTCGGCGACGCTTGTCTTGGCCGCATGCATCTGGGCGCCATCGCATGCCGCGAGCGGTCCCATCACCTCGAACCTCAAACGGGCGCTGATCTACTTCTACAATTACGCGGGCGATCATACCAACACCCCGGCCTGGTGCGGTTACATTATGAAGCTGGGGGCCGCCCACGGCATTACCATCGATACCACGCGCAATCCCTCGACCTTCACCGTCGCCAACCTTTCCAATTACCAGGCTGTCGTCCTTTTCAACGCCTACTATATCGGCCAGAGCATGTCCCAGACCCAGAAGGACGCCTTGCATGATTGGTATAAGCAGAACCTGGGCATCGCCTGTATCCATCAATGCGTGAGAAACACCTGGGGCGGCGTCGCCCCCAATTGGTATGACAGCCTGATGGGGGGCATTACATCAAGGCCGCCGGTTTCGGTACCGGCCCCGTGTATGTCGAACCGGCGGTGATCGGGACCGATCTCGCCATGAACAGCGACTCCACCCCGGTGGCGGCGGGCACGGTCATGAAATGGAACGATGAATGGTATACCTACGATCAGACTCCCGTGGCGCCGGATACCAAGCTGTTGTGGACCACCAAGACAACGGATCATAGCTTCACCTTCGTCCTGCCGGGGACAGTCCAGCCGATGGCTTGGGCGCGCACCACCAACGGAGGCCGCTTCGTCCTCAATTCCATGTACCATACCAACGATCTCATCCAATCTACCGATCCCGCCTTGAAGAAGTTCAGCGACGGGGCTCTCCTGGGGACGATGCGCTGGGTGGCCGGATATACGGGATGCACCGACCCCTCCAAGCCGGGATACAATCCCCAAGCCACGCATA is a window encoding:
- a CDS encoding ThuA domain-containing protein, giving the protein MAACIWAPSHAASGPITSNLKRALIYFYNYAGDHTNTPAWCGYIMKLGAAHGITIDTTRNPSTFTVANLSNYQAVVLFNAYYIGQSMSQTQKDALHDWYKQNLGIACIHQCVRNTWGGVAPNWYDSLMGGITSRPPVSVPAPCMSNRR
- a CDS encoding helix-turn-helix domain-containing protein, whose protein sequence is MATPILLPFLKPLPAPFATTLADAQPSEPTFKFVEVLKTRRKHDHRHPQVEILLVKSGSGTWIIGESLGEFREGDLFILGSGTAHSFFQSPGAKGEIRALVMQFQPVAIRKALSSFPEFHGFEAFLTDARRGLLAGSATRAAVLPLVRRIGELPPASPRRLGVFLSVLAELASADDLISIGGPQVSVGPGGGLDEKLDRVCKLIQSSLVNPLSQAAVAGRIGMSPAAFSRWFKHRIGKPYTEYINEARIDLVCRALIESDRDIAHVAGECGFAAGSHFHKLFKACKGVSPTEYRRLSRAE